A region of the Methylobacterium nodulans ORS 2060 genome:
TTCGTGGTCGCGCCCGTCACGGGGTCGACCATGACGGAGGCGGTCGCCAGCATCGTGCGGGCGGGACTGCACCTCACCTTCATTCCGGTGGGCGAGGCGGCGGCCATCGTCCGGCGCTCCCCCGCCCTCGAAGCCGTGGAGGTCGGACGCGGCACCTTCGGCGGGACGCCCTCGCGGCCGGCCGAGGCCTTCACCACGCTCGGGGTCAGCCACCGCCTAGTGGCGCAGGCGAAGCTCCCCGACGCCATCGTCTCGGAACTGACGCGCCTTCTCTTCGTGACCCGGCCGGCCATCGTCGGCGAGGTGCCGCTCGCCAACCAGATCGAGGCCCCGGAGACGGACAAGGGCGCCTCCCTGCCCCTGCATCCGGGCGCCGAAGCCTATTTCGATGGGGAGATCGAGACCTTCTTCGAGCGCTACGGCGACTGGTTCTACCTGATCGTGATGTGCCTCTCGATCCTGGGCTCGGCCGCCGCGACCCTGGTCTCCCGGGCGGCGAACCGCTCGCGCGCCCGCGACATGGAATTGCTGCGAGAACTCCTCGCCATCGTGCGGGCGAGCCGGGACGTGGAGAACGAGGACGACCTGTTCGGGCTGGAGCACAAGGCCGACGAGATCCTGGCGGCGGCGCTCGCGCGGGCCGGCACCGGGGCGATCGACAATGCGGGCGTCGCCGCCTTCACGCTCGGCCTCGACCAGGCCGGCGGGCTATCGCCGAGCGCCGCATTCTGATCCAGTCCGGCCACGCCCATCCGGCCGGCCCCCCGGACAGATGGGCCGCGGAATAGGACGCCCGACCCCTATTGCGGTCGGGCGCCGCACATTATATTGCGACGCAACAGCTTTCCCCCGCCCGTCCTGTCCGGTCGCGATTCGC
Encoded here:
- a CDS encoding TAXI family TRAP transporter solute-binding subunit, with the translated sequence MMRRHVPITIATLLALLAAGLLVYQWAWLPTTLRVAVGPPGGEDARMIGAVAQSLARGHEDVRLRVMPTSGVAESAAVAGREKADLAVVRSDIGIPASTQTVAILHRDAAVLMTADPALAAVPDLKDRRVGVVRQQVGNAKLLATILEQYEVPPGSVETVPLAHGDEAGRALQEGRVDAVFVVAPVTGSTMTEAVASIVRAGLHLTFIPVGEAAAIVRRSPALEAVEVGRGTFGGTPSRPAEAFTTLGVSHRLVAQAKLPDAIVSELTRLLFVTRPAIVGEVPLANQIEAPETDKGASLPLHPGAEAYFDGEIETFFERYGDWFYLIVMCLSILGSAAATLVSRAANRSRARDMELLRELLAIVRASRDVENEDDLFGLEHKADEILAAALARAGTGAIDNAGVAAFTLGLDQAGGLSPSAAF